Proteins found in one Sporosarcina sp. FSL K6-3457 genomic segment:
- a CDS encoding YxeA family protein: protein MKKIIVTIVLVAVIVGLILSLRNVNPNRLGADSYFVQITDSGDKIEDKISTGEVMVRYEYTFPAFDKKGDKKELTFTSGHELRKDAYINLFWKENRGVTSYQEVQKEDIPEKALNELKK, encoded by the coding sequence GTGAAAAAAATAATCGTAACGATTGTACTTGTAGCTGTTATTGTTGGTTTGATCTTGAGTTTGAGAAATGTAAATCCGAATAGATTGGGAGCAGACAGTTATTTTGTTCAGATCACAGACAGTGGCGATAAAATTGAAGATAAAATAAGTACTGGAGAAGTAATGGTTCGATACGAATACACTTTTCCTGCATTCGATAAAAAAGGGGATAAAAAAGAACTCACATTTACAAGTGGGCATGAACTGCGTAAGGATGCGTATATAAACTTATTTTGGAAAGAGAATAGAGGTGTAACTTCATATCAGGAGGTGCAAAAGGAAGACATTCCGGAAAAAGCATTAAACGAATTGAAGAAATAG
- a CDS encoding DUF3231 family protein encodes MGIMNGNPKDEPMHYGEVIGTWAFIGANNGLISGYEAFVNHAGDDELIKLLEEAVKMMKAENKALEQILKDNGVTPPPALPGRPKAKSQEIPVGAKFSDPEISAAVSINVGQGLVSCSQVMGQCLREDIAMMFGKYIAERAMFGLKMLRLNKEKGWVIPPPLHNE; translated from the coding sequence ATGGGTATTATGAATGGGAATCCCAAAGATGAACCGATGCATTACGGAGAGGTGATTGGAACATGGGCATTTATCGGGGCAAACAATGGATTAATCAGTGGGTATGAAGCGTTCGTTAATCACGCTGGCGACGATGAACTGATCAAGCTTCTTGAAGAAGCTGTCAAAATGATGAAAGCTGAAAATAAGGCCCTTGAGCAGATCTTAAAAGATAATGGCGTTACACCGCCCCCCGCCTTACCTGGACGTCCTAAAGCAAAATCTCAAGAGATTCCGGTTGGTGCAAAATTTTCAGATCCTGAAATCAGCGCCGCCGTCTCCATAAATGTCGGGCAAGGACTTGTATCTTGCAGCCAAGTAATGGGACAATGTCTACGAGAGGATATTGCTATGATGTTCGGGAAGTATATTGCTGAAAGAGCAATGTTTGGCTTGAAAATGCTTCGTTTGAACAAGGAAAAGGGTTGGGTTATTCCGCCGCCACTTCATAATGAATGA
- the argS gene encoding arginine--tRNA ligase: protein MTMKKDVLQVLQQFSPIPLNESMLERPIHTHLGDIALPCFPFAKELRKSPVVIAEELAKAIHHPLILKVQAVAGYVNIFVNRSVITHSLLQTIHTQSIAYGSNNDGNGGVVTIDLSSPNIAKPFSMGHLRSTVIGNSIALLLEKNGFKPVKINYIGDWGTQFGKLLTAYRKWGNEQAVHQAPIQTLLQLYIRFHEEAGLDDSLNDEGRAAFKALEDGDTEALALWKWFKSESLKEFQRIYDLLGITFDSYKGEAYYNDKMKPVVNELADKGLLVESDGALVVELDEDMPPCLIKKSDGATLYSTRDLSAAIDRKTTYNFVKSVYVVGNEQSLHFTQVKQVLGKLGYDWADTIEHVPFGLILKDGKKMSTRKGKIVLLEEVLNDAIALALKNIEEKNPDLLNKRATAQAIGVGAIIFSDLKQHRKHDIEFDLATMLQTEGETGPYVQYAYARAHSVLRKTGASASFFVDEVNDFEWEMVKLLEQFPHITRQAAHHLDPSIVAKYAVNLAQAFNSFYSNVHVLSDATHKAFRISLVTSVAIVLKESLRLLGMQTPEEM from the coding sequence TTGACCATGAAAAAAGATGTCTTGCAAGTGCTACAACAATTTAGCCCGATTCCACTAAACGAAAGTATGCTTGAACGACCTATCCATACACACTTAGGCGATATAGCTCTGCCTTGTTTCCCATTTGCCAAGGAACTTCGAAAGTCCCCCGTTGTCATTGCTGAGGAACTAGCGAAGGCGATCCATCATCCACTCATCCTAAAAGTACAGGCTGTGGCTGGATATGTGAATATCTTTGTGAATCGTTCTGTCATCACGCACTCTTTGCTACAAACAATCCACACGCAATCAATAGCTTACGGTTCTAACAATGATGGCAATGGGGGAGTCGTGACGATTGACTTGTCCTCCCCTAATATCGCCAAACCGTTCTCCATGGGACATCTGCGTTCCACTGTCATTGGCAATTCGATTGCTTTATTGCTCGAAAAAAATGGCTTCAAGCCTGTGAAAATCAATTACATCGGCGATTGGGGCACACAGTTCGGTAAATTACTAACTGCATATCGGAAATGGGGCAATGAGCAGGCAGTCCACCAAGCACCAATCCAAACACTTTTGCAACTTTACATCCGTTTCCATGAAGAAGCCGGGCTCGATGATTCGCTGAATGATGAAGGTAGAGCCGCTTTCAAAGCGTTAGAAGACGGCGATACCGAAGCACTTGCGTTATGGAAATGGTTCAAATCAGAATCATTGAAGGAGTTTCAACGCATTTATGATTTGCTGGGGATTACCTTCGATTCGTATAAAGGAGAAGCTTATTACAATGACAAAATGAAGCCCGTTGTTAACGAGTTAGCTGACAAAGGACTACTGGTAGAGTCCGATGGTGCGTTAGTCGTCGAGCTCGACGAAGACATGCCGCCTTGTTTGATTAAAAAATCAGATGGCGCTACATTATATTCGACCCGTGATTTGAGCGCCGCCATTGATAGAAAAACAACCTACAACTTCGTAAAATCTGTGTATGTCGTTGGCAATGAACAAAGTCTGCACTTCACACAAGTGAAGCAGGTGCTCGGGAAACTGGGCTACGACTGGGCAGATACAATCGAACATGTCCCATTTGGACTGATCTTAAAGGACGGCAAGAAGATGTCGACGCGCAAAGGAAAAATTGTGTTATTAGAAGAAGTACTAAATGATGCCATTGCCCTTGCACTAAAGAATATTGAAGAGAAAAACCCTGATTTATTGAATAAAAGAGCTACTGCTCAGGCTATTGGTGTTGGTGCAATCATTTTCAGTGATTTAAAACAGCACCGAAAACATGATATCGAGTTTGACTTGGCAACAATGCTCCAGACAGAAGGTGAAACGGGTCCTTATGTTCAATATGCTTACGCACGCGCTCATTCCGTTTTGCGTAAAACAGGAGCTAGCGCTTCTTTTTTTGTGGATGAAGTCAATGATTTCGAATGGGAAATGGTGAAGTTACTTGAGCAGTTCCCACATATCACTAGACAAGCTGCTCACCATCTTGATCCATCTATTGTCGCCAAATATGCCGTCAATCTCGCGCAAGCGTTTAACTCCTTTTACAGCAATGTTCACGTACTTTCAGATGCCACGCATAAAGCATTTAGAATTTCGCTTGTCACAAGCGTTGCAATCGTTTTAAAAGAGTCACTGAGACTTTTAGGTATGCAAACGCCTGAGGAAATGTAA